In Zingiber officinale cultivar Zhangliang chromosome 1A, Zo_v1.1, whole genome shotgun sequence, a genomic segment contains:
- the LOC121997832 gene encoding non-specific lipid-transfer protein 3-like — protein sequence MKKAAAAAAVVVVLLVVAAEAAEAQLTCADVRKIVGTSCLNYVTGKEAHASPTCCAAVHDLQARTPTTAMRRLACNCLKTEATRIKNIQDQLLAALPGQCAVSLSFRLSVHIDCASIP from the exons ATGaagaaggcggcggcggcggcggcggtggtgGTGGTTCTGCTGGTGGTGGCGGCAGAGGCGGCGGAGGCTCAGCTGACGTGCGCCGACGTGCGGAAGATCGTGGGGACTTCGTGCTTGAATTACGTGACGGGGAAGGAGGCCCACGCGTCGCCGACGTGCTGCGCTGCCGTGCACGACCTGCAGGCCCGGACGCCGACGACAGCGATGCGGCGGCTGGCCTGCAACTGCCTGAAGACAGAGGCGACGCGGATCAAGAACATACAAGATCAGCTGTTGGCGGCGCTGCCCGGCCAGTGCGCCGTTTCCCTCTCCTTCCGCCTTAGCGTCCACATCGACTGCGCCTC AATTCCGTGA